The genomic stretch GGCACACCGTTGGGAAAATGGCCATCGGGCTGATGATGCAGCCGCACAAACTCGAACGGCAGCCGTCGGGCAAGTGCATCAATCACCGGCCCGGCACCACCATTGCCGGCATTCACCACGATTTTGAGCGGGCTCAACGCTCCCTCGTCTACAAGCCCCAGCAGGTGATTGATGTAATCCACTTCAATGGTCAGGCATTCCGAGCGCCCGAACGTCGGCGCATCTTCAAACGGCCCGTGAACCCGGTCGCGAAGGGTGTTGAGACCATTATCCGAACTGATCGGCCGGGATTCCGGCCCCACCAGTTTCATGCCATTGTGGTCTTTCGGATTGTGGCTGGCGGTAACCATGATGCCGCCATCCATGTTGTAGTAACTGGTGGCGAAGTACACCTGTTCGGTGCCACACAGCCCGATGTCGTAGACGTCAGCGCCCGCTGCCTTGAGTCCGGCGCTCAGCGCGGTGGCGATCTCGGGGCTGGAAAGCCGGATATCGTAGCCAACAACCACTCGCTTCGCGGCCGTCAGATCGACATAGGCACGGCCGATGCGCTCGGCCAGTTCGGGGTTCAGTTGATCCGGCACACGGCCACGCAGGTCGTAGGCTTTAAAACAGGACAAATCCATAACAGTGTCTCCCAAAATTCCTGTTAACATCCATCACGCACGCTCCGCCCGGGCAGGCCCGGGAACGGAGTTTGCGAGCCGTTTCACACCCGTTCGGACATCACCGGAATTGCCTGTTCCTTCACATCCGCCTGCGGTGTGGACCGGCCATACCGGTCGTCCAGGCGTTCGATATCGTCTTCACCCAGGTAGGCACCAGACTGCACCTCGATCAGCTCCAGCGGAATCCGTCCCGGGTTGAACAGGCGGTGCACCGAGCCGATAGGGATGTAGGTGGATTCGTTCTCCGACAACAGAAAGGTCTCTTGATCGCGGGTCACCTCGGCGGTACCACGAACAATGATCCAGTGCTCCGCACGGTGATTGTGTTTTTGCAGCGACAGCCGTTCACCGGGCTTGACGGTGATGCGCTTGACCTGGAACCGGTTGCCAGTATCGATGCTGTCGTAGCTGCCCCAGGGGCGATAGACCTGCCGATGAGTCCGGGTTTCCGGGCGCTGTTGGCCGTTCAGCCGGGCCACCAGTTTTTTCACATCCTGGACATTGTCCCGGTGGGCCACCATCACCGCATCCTTGGTGTCGACCACGACCAGATCCTTGACCCCCAGCAGGGCAACAAGTTTGTCCGAGGCATGCACCAGGCAGCCACTGGCACCTTCCAGGCAGGCGTCGCCCACCACTGCGTTGGCCTGGTCGTCCTTGGTGGTCACGTCCCAGATCGTTGACCAGGAGCCAACATCGCTCCAGCCGGCGTCCATGGGCACCAGCAGGGCCCTGGAGGTCTTTTCCATGACCGCGTAGTCAATGGAGTCGTCCGGGCAGTGTTCGAAAATTTCCGGCGGAATACGGGTGAAGGCCATGTCCCGGCTGAAGCTCCGGGCCGCCAGCAGGCAGGTGTCGTAGATATCCGGGCTGTGTTTCTTGAGCTCCGACAGATAGCTGTCTGCGCGGAACATGAACATGCCGCTGTTCCAGTAATAGCCGCCGGCCGAGAGCAACGCAGCGGCCTTTTCCGCATCTGGCTTCTCGATAAAGCGCGATACCGGCCTGGCCCCGCCGGGCGCCGCTCCCGACTGACCGGCCGCGATATACCCGTAACCGGTTTCCGGGCGCGTGGGTGTGATGCCAAACAGCACCAGGCCACCGGATCGGGCCACTTCCTCCCCTTTGACGACCGCAGCGCGGAAAGCCTCGGTATCTTCTATGGCATGATCTGCCGGCAGGATCAACATAATCGCTTTGGGATCCTTGCGGGCGACCTCTATGGCGGCCAGCGCAACCGCCGGTGCGGTATTGCGCCCGAATGGTTCCAGCAAAATCGACATGGGCTCCCGGCCGATCGCCGCCAACTGCTCCTTGACGATGAACCGGTGCTCGTCGTTGGCCACCACCACCGGCGCTTCAAGATCATCAACGGGCAGCCGGCTCAGGGTCTGCTGCAACATGCTTTGCTCTCCCACCAGCGGGAGAAACTGTTTCGGGTAGGCCTGGCGCGACAGCGGCCAGAGTCTGGAACCGCTACCACCTGAGAGAATGACTGGAATCATTGTCCTGCTCCTTTGCTCTTCGATTGGCTGCCCCGGAGATATTCCGTGGGCAGGTTCCGGGGCGACCGAAGACGGCTCCGGGCCCCTCAGGGATATTTATGTGTCACGTAATTTGAGATCGCCCGGCGGGTTGGGCCTCGCGTCGACGGGCCATAACGGGTCAACCCGGTACAGATAGGAAATGTCCCCACCCAGCCGGGTGGATTTCATCGGCCGCAGGTCTTCCAGGAAGCCAGACATGCCCTCGACATCCCCCCACATCACCTGCCAGGGTTCCATCCAGGCGAGTGACCAGGACTTGTAGAGCCCGTCTGTGATCTGTTCATACCCCACCAGGTCACCGACAAGTTCCGGAGATTCAAGTCCGGCAACGACGTTTCTTGCCAGCGCGTGGAACTCACTCTGGTAGTCATCATGCAGCGGGTAGCCGTTCACCTCCGCAAAGGTCGCGATCATCGTCAGGGGCTGCATGGCGTAATTAAGGTATTCCAGGGCCCGGGTTTCCCGGCTGAGCTCTCTGGGCAGGTAACCCTCCGGGTTGATCTGCCCCATGGCTTCGTCAAATTTCGCCAGCGACCAGCTCCAGTCACCACATTCCTGGGTCGCCACCGCCGCCGACATGACCGCCCAGGCAGCCCAGTAATCATGGTTGTTGACCTTCTCGGGGTCTCGGTCGGTGTAGTAGGCGCGAACGCCATCACTGAGCTGCCGGAACCAGCGTTCAATCCGCTCTGACTGAGCGGCGTCAAGCGCCCCTTCGGGCGCAGACGCAGCGGCCCGCAGATAGGCGTTGGCCGCGGCCGCCAAGGCCCATTTCCGCACCGCCTGGCCAACATGATTGATATCGTCGGTCAGCAGCGCATCCGCACTGGCCCAGGCATCCAGATTGTCCATCACGCAATTCAGTGCGGGTATGCCATCGCCGTCCACCTGATAATCGTCCGTGGCGGCGATCACGGCTTTCTCAAAGCTGCGAATCTTTTCGGTGGCCTCCTTGTAGGCCAGCTGGGCCTCCTCGTTGAGTTCGTTTCGGGCATCGTCGCTGCCCTGATACTTGCTGGTGAATGACAAGCCACCCACATGGGGCTCCACCCGCTCGCAATCGTAATCGCCACCGTCATCCCGCGCCGGAATCTGGTAGTAGCCCGCCGGTGCGCGCAGTTCGCCCTCAATGCACTGGCCGGCGTGGACCGTGCTTACTCCGAAAACTGTGGATACCGCTGCCGTCAAAAGTGTCCGGCGCCATTGTCCCGGCCCGGACCGTTGTCGGATCTTCATGGCTATCCTCTCCTTCCACTGGGTGAATGTGCGTCAGATATCCTGACGCCGACATATCTTCGCAGTGACCGTGAGCCCCTCACTGACCTGCTCGGGTTCAAGTTCGAGATCCAGTGACATGAACTTCTCGTCGTTCCAGTCCGGACCTTCCGGGAGCTCGAAAACGAATCGCCCCGGGGTTTCCACGCGATCGCCATATTCCATGTCCACCCGGTCATTGCGACCGAAGACGAACCAGATGGAGGCTTCCACTTCCTTTACGGCGGGGTCACTGAACTGCAGGTCCACCACATAGTCGTCGCTGGGCATCTCGATGAACTGGCCACCGCCGTTGTAGAGCACCTCGTTGACACCGGATTCTATGGTTGTGGTTTCCTGCAATACCGGCTTGGTGCCTTCACAACCGCCACTGACCAACGGCGTCACCTGTCGATAAAATTCGCTGCTGTCCAGGTTGTGGTAGGCGGGCACCTCCCAGATCAGAATCTTCGGGGGTGACTGGCGGAAGTTGTCAGACATCAGATACTCGAACATGGATCCGTCATAACTGCCCCCGGCAACCGCCACGTTGAGGATCTCCACGCCCAGGAATTCCTGGAGCGAGCCCACAAAGTTGTAATCCTGGGCGCCCTTGCTGTTACTGGTTCCCACCAGTGTGATCGGTGGCAGCCCCTGGTCACCAAACAGCGCACTGGCGCCCGCTGCCGCCCCGGTACCGGAAGATTCCGTGCGGAACTCGTCGACATACTGGGAGCCGTAGGCGAACCCACAGATTCGGCGCGCCGCATCCTGCAGCGAACCGTCCTTGCGGATCAGGCCGGACCGGTAGGTAACGAACTCCTGTTTCGAAAGCGACTGGTACACGGGCATTTTTTTGATCCTGTCAGCCACCAGTCTTGCGGTGCGCCGGGCACCGTAGGGTGTCCAGTGGTGATCACGCTTGAAGTAATAGGCCTCCTCGCCGGTCGGCTGCCCCAGCAACGGGGTCAGATCCGGCACCACCAGCCCGGCCTGGCGAAACCGTTCGAGCGCCGCCCCATAGCTATGCCGGGCCAGGCTCCAGTTAAACGGCACCGGTGAGGTGTCCGGCAAGCGGTCGGGATGCACCAGCCCTTTCGTCGGCTGGAATACCATCACCAGCTCCGTGCCGGTGGTCTTTTTCAGGTGCTGCGCAAACCGTTTGAGGTGCCTGAGACCTTCCAGGTCAGGCCCGAACTGCTCCACCAGTTCGGCCTCAGACCTGAACAGCCAGCCGTCCTCCCCCGGTACCAGCATCTTAAAGTTCTTCAGATAACTGGTGTCGTAGCTTGCCGGGGAGGCGGTCGCCGGGCACAAATCACAGCATCGCTGGATGTCGTACTCCGGCGGCTCAACAGCGCTGGACGACGAGGCCCAGCCGCCGACCAGAGCGGCCAGTAACAGCAGCCAGAACCCGCGATATGGCAAACCCTGCTTCATACCGAGGTATCCACCCGGTTCTCAGCCACCACCAAACGTGGCGAACCACCGACATCAATGGCAAACACACTGAATACCTTGCCCCGCTGAAGGCTGATCTGAGGGGTTTTGGCGAGCGGCTCACCACTCTGGAAGGCACCCAGCATGATCTTGACGGCATTGATCTCGCGATTATCGACGTTGAGCGAATCCACCGATTCAATGACAGCAACCTTGCCATCTGCCGTTCTCAGGCTCACACCACCCTCGCTCGTCAGGTTGTAGAACGACAGCAGTGCTTTTCGGGGGTTATCGAAGGTCACGTCCTTGAGCACTTTCGTCTCACCGGAATCCAGCACAACCGCGGTGTAGAACTCGTTTTTTCCCATACGAACCGGGGTTGAGTGGCCTGCAACCTCAAGCTGGTAGGTACCGGCCGGAAGGTAGATGTAGGGGCTCGCCGCCAGGGGCTCCACTTCAGTGATAAGCTTGCCGCCAATCGCAGCCTGGGCCAGCGAGCCGCTGGCATCGGCGTTCACTACTCGGATAAATGCCGCACCGTCCGGTGCTTCGGCCGCGTACAACGCATCCTCGCCGGCCTGGGCTGTGTTAACGGCGACAACAAGACTGATCAAAACTAACAAGGCAGAGTGCATTAGCATTTTCATGGTGATGATCCTCACGGGTTGGTTTCAGAATTGCGGCCGGACTTGGCGGCCAGCAGGTTATCCGCCTGACGGAACCATGCCAGGGCCTGGTCAGACTCCAGCGGCTGCGCCAGGTAGCGCTCAGGAAATTCCCAGATCACCAACCGGGGCGGGTGATCCTGAAAATCGGACGATTGCAGGTAGTCGGTCATTGGCTGGATCGGCCCTTTGCCCTCATCCGCCACATTGATCAGATCCCGTCCCAGGTGCTGCCGTAACGCCCCCGGGAAATTCCAGAGGCGATTGGCACTGTAGCTGGTGCCCACCAGCACCGTTGCGGCCCGGGTTGCGCCAAACAGGGCTCCGGCATTGCTGGCGGGGCTGGCAGCCAATTCGGTTGTCCGTGGCTTGAGCAGATCCGGTTTCGGGCCGAGTTCGGAAAACGCCGGGGCCACCGGGATGTAAGTCAGCAGATCCCCCCGGTGCTTGATCGGCTCCGCCACCGAGGTGACATAGGTCTTTTCTCCCCAGGACTGCTGTGGGAAACGGTCACGGATAAAACTCGCCGCATGCCGGGCAAACAGATCCGCACCCACCGGCGTCCAGTGGGTATCGGTGCGCAGGAACACCCGCTGCCCCTCCCGCTGGGCCTGCTCCATTGCCGGGGCCAGATCCGGCGCCGCGACGTTTGCGGCCGTCAGGGTTCTCAGGAACCGCTGGTAAAGAGATGTCATCACAGGCTGTGGCCGGGTGTCGTCGAGCTTTTCCGAGTAGATGCGGGCCTTGGCCGGCACCACCAGTAGCACCAGCGGGATACCCCGGGCGCGCAGGTACTGGCTGACCCGGGTTACCCGTTCGAGATTAAGGCTAACCAGATGCTGGTCAGGCCTGGCCGGATAGAACTCCTCGTCACTGAACAGCCAGTCCTGGCGGCCAACCACGACCCCGAGCCGGCCCTCCTCAAACAGCGAATAGTTGATGGCAGCCCAGAGATTGGTGCCCAGGTCACGGGCCGGGAACCGGTCGTCGTAGTGGCTCTCCAGGTCCCTCGCCCATTCGCCATTGACCAGGCTCAGGTTGTCCGGCCCCTCATAGCCAGCCAGGGGCCGGACGGACAGCACCCCGAGTACCAGCACCAGGGCGATAAACAGAAAGGCGGTCAAGGTTGCGGCAGATTTGGTCATCGCGCCCTCTCAGAACTGGAAATAAAGGAATGGTGAAAAGCTCTCGGCGGACAACTTGAGCACCGCCAGGGCAAACACCGGAACCAGCAGCGGTCCGGTCGCAGAGCGCCAGGCCGGTGCCATGCCCCCCATGGCACCGGGATCGAGCAAACCCCGCCGGCCCAGGCGATCGCGCAATCCCATCAACGCAATCACACCGTAGGCGAGTGCAAGAATGGCCAGGTTAAGATCACGAATTCCCTGAAGGTACAGGCTACTCAGGCCAGCACCGTCAAAACTGAACATGGCGCCGTAGAACCCGAAGGCGTCACCCAACGTGGCCGCCCGGAAGGTCACCCAGCCCAGCATCACGAACAGAAACGTGCTTGCCCATCGGAGCCACCGGAAATCGGCCGGATTACCCGGGACACCCAGCCGGCGCTCGATCGACAACAACAGGCCGTGCCAGGCGCCCCACAACAGGAAGGTCCAGTTGGCACCGTGCCAGAGGCCACCAAGCAGCATGGTGAGCAGCAGGTTTCGGTAGGTTTTGAAGGTGCTGTTGCGATTGCCACCCAGGGGGATGTAGAGATAATCCCGCAGCCAGGTCGACAGGCTGATGTGCCAGCGCCGCCAGAACTCAGTAATACTCTGGCTGATGTAAGGCTGATTGAAGTTTTCAGGAAACCGGAACCCCATCATCAACCCGAGGCCAATGGCCATATCCGAGTAACCGGAAAAATCGAAATACAGCTGCGCCGTATAGGCCAGGATGCCCAGCCAGGCATCCGCCATGGTGGGATCGGCCAGCGCAAAGGCGTTGTCCGCCAGTGGCGCGATGGAGTCGGCAATGAAGACTTTCTTGATAAAGCCCTGCATGAACCTCACCGAGCCTTCACCAAACTTCTCCAGGGTGTGGGTGCGCTCGTTAAACTGGTCCGCCAGGTCCTTGTAGCGCAATACCGGGCCGGCAATGAGCTGGGGAAACAGCGCAATGAACGCTGCAAAGTCGACGAACCTCCGTGTGGGTTCAGTGTCACCGCGATAGACATCCACCACGTAGGAAATCGCCTGAAACACATAGAACGAAATGCCAATCGGCAGAATGATGTTGGCCATCTCCAGCGGCTCACTGCCCGCAGCCACCAACAGCTCATTCAGGCTCTCGACACCGAAATTGGCGTATTTGAAATACGCCAGGGTGGCAAGATCGCCCGCGACCCCCACGGCAACCCACTTGCGGGCGCCGGCGGTTCCAATACCGGCCCGGTGAATCCCCAGGCCAATCAGGTAATTCCACACGGTGACCGCCACGAACAGCACCAGGAAATCGACCCGCCACCAGGCGTAGAAGGCGTAGCTGCCAATCAGGATCACCAGTGAGCGGTGCCTGAACGGCGTCAGGTAATAGATCCCCAGAAACAGCGGCAGGAACAGGAACAGGAAGATATTGGAGGAAAAGACCATGTCAGTTCTCCACCTGCGTAACCTTGCCTGTCACAGAGGCCGACGGTTTGATGAAAACCGCCTGGTCCTGATTCAGCAGGGCGTCGAAAATCTGCGTCTGGAAGTGCCCGAGCACACCCTCAAAATGAATGCCCGCGTCAGATCTTGGGAACCGCATACCCACGTTGTAGAGGGCAATATACTCAGGGTTATCCGATGAAATGGGCCCGCTGGCATTGGAAGCCAGCTCGCCGCCGACCACCGCCATCGAGACCTCGTAATCGTAGAAATCCTCCTTGAAGTTACGATCGGTGGCCGACAGGTCTTTCAACTGACCGTATATACCCCAGGTGCCATTGAGCACCGCTACGTTGTGGTACAGATCCACGTTGGTACTGTTGCGCACCCGGATACCATTGCGGAGGTTATTCATCAGCCGGTTGCCCCAGAGCAGGTTGTCCGGAGACTCATACAGCCCAATACCGTCGCCATGATTGTCAAAGGAGACGTTATTGGCCACCACGTTGTTACGGCTTTGACGATCCAGCACGATGCCGGACAAGCCGTTGTTATAGCTCCGATTTCCAATAATCCAGCTATTATTGACCTGGCGGGAGATAATGATGCCGTGCTTTTCCCGGGTGCCGTACACCTCATTGCCGGCGATAATCAGGCCCTCGGAATAATCGTGGGGGTCGATGCCGTACACGATGTTGTCCCGGTAGACGTTATTGACGACGGCCACGTCTTTGGCTTCATAGCAGTAAAAGCCGTAGTAAAGGTCCTCGAAGGTAGACTCCACCACCCAGGCATGGGGCGCACTGCGTTGCAGGCGGGCGTTGTCAAAGTCCGAATACTGGGCAATGGCAAAACCATAGGACTTACTCTGGTGGTATCCCAGGCTGGCCATGGTGGTTCCCAGAATGAAGGTCTCACTGCCGCCCCAGCCAACGAAAAACGGGCGGAAATCCGTTTTTTTCCGGAAGGTGGCCGGGCCGTTGGCTTGTTCCCGCCAGCCCAGGATTTTGCTGTCGATGACAAACAACCAGCCATCATTTGCGAAGAACGCCCCCCGCTCCTCGGACAGCCGCAGCGTCTGGTCACGAATCACCAGCGTCGCGCCATGGCGGACCACAAGCGGCAGCCGGACAATGTAAGTGCCGTCGCCCACCCGCTCCATATAGCGGGCGTCATCGACCTGCCGGTAAACGTCTTCCAGCGTTACCTTGCCGCTGTTCACCAGGATTGCCTGGGGGTGGGAGAACTGGCGGATTACCCATTCCCGGGCCCGGCCCTCGTCGACAAAGTCGCCCAGTGCACTGACATCACCGATACGTTCCACCGTGACGCTGGGTTCCTGATCGGGGCGCCCGGCCAGCCGGGACTCTATCGCCTCACGGGTAAAGCGGGACAGGTCCGGAAGCACGGGATCAGGCCGGTACAGGGCCTCGCCGGACTTGATCTGCAAGCCATAGTCTTCAAGCGCTGGCGCCTTTGCCGGAGGCGGGGTGACGGTTTCGCCGGCAATCCCGGCGGCTGCGCTCGCCGGCCCCGGTACCAACAGGACCGTGATCAACAGAGACAGAACCCTCAATGTTTTCGGGGTTTTCATGCGTTCTCCTCAAAACCGTTTGGACACATCCAGAACCACCCGATGCCTGAGGTCATCGGCCTGCTCGCCATAGGCATCGCCCGGCATGAACACGCCACCGCTCAGACGGACATCAAAAGGTGCCCACGAGGTGGCGTCATCGCCGTAGTAACCCAGCACCAGATCCACCGATTGGCCAAGGTCGTCGCTGGTGCCGGTAAAGCCGGGCTCGATGAGATCCGAGCGGAGGGTGCCGGCCTGGTCGGCCAGCCAGTAACGGTGGTAGATCAGGTTGGCATCCCAGGTATCCCGGTCAGATAGCGCGGTGTAGATCGTGGCCACCTTGAGATTGCTCCATTCCGGCTGGATTGCCTCACCAAAGCGCTGGACCTGCGAGCGGGTGCCGGTGAAGCGCGAGCGGTTGCTCGCCAGGCTGGTCTGCCGGAACGCGTCCGTATCGCCCCGTTCACTGCCACCGGAGGCATAGGCACCGTGGGCACCGATAACCCAGCGGGGCGTATCCATCAGTTGGGCCCGCACACCCAGATCCGCCGCCCACCCGGCAACATCCCGTTCCCGGGCCCGGTAGCCACTGGGGGCAGCGCTGTCCTGGCCAACCACGGAATCGGTGCCTCGCACCGCCCCAACCTGGGCGAAATACTGAAAAGCATCATGGGAGTGCCAGTCGAAGTAGGCCTGATCGGCCTGAACCGCCGCCCAGGTGAGTGATTCGGTATACATCTCGTCAGACGACTGGCCACGCTCTGCGGCTTCTTGGGCCTGGTCGCCGGAACCCTGGCCATGGGTCACCAGAAATCCCAGGTAATGATTCTTGCGCCACTGCCAGCGGGTTTTCGCGAAGAAGCGGGTAATTTCCTGTTCCTCATCCTGGAGTTCATTGCTGTCCGTGCGCATTTCGGCGAACTTCCGGGCCACACCGACGGTGCTGTCCAGTAGAGAGGTATCGAAGATCCAGCGGACCAGCGTGATGTCGTCGTCCCACCACAGGCCGGTGTTTTCTTTCAAGCGTTCACGCCCGAAACGAATAGACTCGCCCGGGTAGTCACTGAGCCCGTTGTAGTCCAGCCAGGCTTCCCGCAGGGCAAAAAACCCGTCGGTGGTGGTACCGCCGATTTCGTCGCTGACATCAACCTGACCGGTGGCACCAAAGGCCTGAAGACGCAATTTGGATCGCCAATTCGGTGAGAGCTGCCAGACCCATTCCGGCTTGATATCGAGCCCTGCTTCGGTCGATTTTGTTCCGCCATCCGGGCCCAGGCCGAGGCGCCGGTCGCCCTCACTGATGATGCTGACTTTGGACCGGACGCTTTGCTCCACCAGTCTCGGATAGCTCTGATCCAACTCACTCTCATCATTGGACTGGGCCAGGGCCGGTGTTGCCCCCAGAGTGGCCAGGCAACTGACCGAAAGCGCGAGGCGCTTAACCCGAAAATATTTTGCAAGCTGCATTGAGCTTATCCTCCTTGTTCTGAGTTCATGGCGGCGCCGTGAGTACTTTCTGCGAGCATCTGGCGGCGGGCCGCGCGTTCTCGCCTGTGAAGCGCTTCGGCCGCCATTTCGAGGTCGTGTGGCATGGTCGGGACCATCTCCAGCAGCAGGGCCTTGGCGCGTTTAACGCCACCTTCATGGGCCAGCAGGGCAAAGCTCCAGGCATAGCGCCGATTGACTTCGATACCCTTGGCCTCCCAGAAGAGCTCCGCGAGTGCATAATCCGCTTTCGGGAAGCCCCGGCGGGCTGCGTTCAACAGATAGAACCTGGCCTTCTCCGGGGCCGGCTCGCCGAGATAACCACGCTTGTAGACGCGGCCCAGCAGGTAATCCGCCGAGGGGTACTTTTCCCTCGCCTCCATGGCATATTTGATGGCCTTCTTTGGGTCCGCTGTGACGATATCGCCCCGTTCATAGGCCCGCGCCAGCGACAGCGAGGCCTTCAGGTCACCGTTGGCCCGGGCCCGTTCGAGCATGTCCAGCACCACCTTCGGTTCCGCCAGGTAGGTGTTCTCCATGATCAGCCTGGCCCTGGCGGTCAGCGCCGGGACGTAGTCGGGGATCAGCAGGTTGAAGAGTTCGTTGCTGGTGGCGACCTGCTTCTGCGGCGATTCATCGTCCGACAGCCAGCGGGCAAACAGGTAAAGATCCCGATCCTCGATCGTGCCTTCACGCCACGCGCTGGTGGCCCGGTCAACCAGCGCCTTGAGGTCGTCGCTGCGCCCCTGGGACAGATAGACCCGGGCCAGTAGCTGAAAACAGTCGGGCTGAGCCTCGGCAATGGGCACGCACAGGGCTTCGATCTCTTCCGCCCGAGCGTCGAACTGGCCGTTCAGCAGGTAGTAGCGCGCCAGGGCCATATCGCCACGGGGGTCGCCGGCGGAACGGGCCTGTTTGATCAGTTCCAGCGGCTCGCGGCCGGGAAATTCCCCGGGGTAGTTCATGTACAGGTTCACCAGCGGTATCAGCGCCGACTTGTCGCCTTCCGCCAGTGCTTTCCTGAGGTATTTCGCACCGTTGGCCCGCTGTTCGGGGGTCATGCCCTCCCGGGCATTCATTTTGCCGATCCGGATGCTGGCGCGTTCACTGCCCTGTTTGGCCGCTTTCCGGTACCAGCTCAGGGCTTTTTGACGGGCCTCCGGCGTATCCGCCTCGGCGTATAGATCCCCAAGTTCAACCTGGGCATCGGCCAGGCCAAAACGGGCCAGCTCCTCAAGCTGTGCCCGGGCCTGTTCGACATTGCCGCTGGCCGCTGCCCGCTCTGCCCGCTGAATGTCGGGGAGATTGCCACACCCGGCCAGGGCCAGGGATAGAAGGCTTATAACGCATCCTTGACGGAACATGCTTGGCAACCCCTCAGCCTTCCACAAACCGATCAACCACTTTATCCAGACTCGGCAGCCGGAACTGATCGACCGTGACCCCGATAGGACGCCCAATCGCACCTGTCGGCAGGGG from Marinobacter subterrani encodes the following:
- a CDS encoding alginate lyase family protein gives rise to the protein MKIRQRSGPGQWRRTLLTAAVSTVFGVSTVHAGQCIEGELRAPAGYYQIPARDDGGDYDCERVEPHVGGLSFTSKYQGSDDARNELNEEAQLAYKEATEKIRSFEKAVIAATDDYQVDGDGIPALNCVMDNLDAWASADALLTDDINHVGQAVRKWALAAAANAYLRAAASAPEGALDAAQSERIERWFRQLSDGVRAYYTDRDPEKVNNHDYWAAWAVMSAAVATQECGDWSWSLAKFDEAMGQINPEGYLPRELSRETRALEYLNYAMQPLTMIATFAEVNGYPLHDDYQSEFHALARNVVAGLESPELVGDLVGYEQITDGLYKSWSLAWMEPWQVMWGDVEGMSGFLEDLRPMKSTRLGGDISYLYRVDPLWPVDARPNPPGDLKLRDT
- a CDS encoding alginate O-acetyltransferase AlgX-related protein yields the protein MKQGLPYRGFWLLLLAALVGGWASSSSAVEPPEYDIQRCCDLCPATASPASYDTSYLKNFKMLVPGEDGWLFRSEAELVEQFGPDLEGLRHLKRFAQHLKKTTGTELVMVFQPTKGLVHPDRLPDTSPVPFNWSLARHSYGAALERFRQAGLVVPDLTPLLGQPTGEEAYYFKRDHHWTPYGARRTARLVADRIKKMPVYQSLSKQEFVTYRSGLIRKDGSLQDAARRICGFAYGSQYVDEFRTESSGTGAAAGASALFGDQGLPPITLVGTSNSKGAQDYNFVGSLQEFLGVEILNVAVAGGSYDGSMFEYLMSDNFRQSPPKILIWEVPAYHNLDSSEFYRQVTPLVSGGCEGTKPVLQETTTIESGVNEVLYNGGGQFIEMPSDDYVVDLQFSDPAVKEVEASIWFVFGRNDRVDMEYGDRVETPGRFVFELPEGPDWNDEKFMSLDLELEPEQVSEGLTVTAKICRRQDI
- a CDS encoding mannose-1-phosphate guanylyltransferase/mannose-6-phosphate isomerase, whose protein sequence is MIPVILSGGSGSRLWPLSRQAYPKQFLPLVGEQSMLQQTLSRLPVDDLEAPVVVANDEHRFIVKEQLAAIGREPMSILLEPFGRNTAPAVALAAIEVARKDPKAIMLILPADHAIEDTEAFRAAVVKGEEVARSGGLVLFGITPTRPETGYGYIAAGQSGAAPGGARPVSRFIEKPDAEKAAALLSAGGYYWNSGMFMFRADSYLSELKKHSPDIYDTCLLAARSFSRDMAFTRIPPEIFEHCPDDSIDYAVMEKTSRALLVPMDAGWSDVGSWSTIWDVTTKDDQANAVVGDACLEGASGCLVHASDKLVALLGVKDLVVVDTKDAVMVAHRDNVQDVKKLVARLNGQQRPETRTHRQVYRPWGSYDSIDTGNRFQVKRITVKPGERLSLQKHNHRAEHWIIVRGTAEVTRDQETFLLSENESTYIPIGSVHRLFNPGRIPLELIEVQSGAYLGEDDIERLDDRYGRSTPQADVKEQAIPVMSERV
- a CDS encoding alginate O-acetyltransferase AlgF; its protein translation is MKMLMHSALLVLISLVVAVNTAQAGEDALYAAEAPDGAAFIRVVNADASGSLAQAAIGGKLITEVEPLAASPYIYLPAGTYQLEVAGHSTPVRMGKNEFYTAVVLDSGETKVLKDVTFDNPRKALLSFYNLTSEGGVSLRTADGKVAVIESVDSLNVDNREINAVKIMLGAFQSGEPLAKTPQISLQRGKVFSVFAIDVGGSPRLVVAENRVDTSV
- a CDS encoding MBOAT family O-acyltransferase; translation: MVFSSNIFLFLFLPLFLGIYYLTPFRHRSLVILIGSYAFYAWWRVDFLVLFVAVTVWNYLIGLGIHRAGIGTAGARKWVAVGVAGDLATLAYFKYANFGVESLNELLVAAGSEPLEMANIILPIGISFYVFQAISYVVDVYRGDTEPTRRFVDFAAFIALFPQLIAGPVLRYKDLADQFNERTHTLEKFGEGSVRFMQGFIKKVFIADSIAPLADNAFALADPTMADAWLGILAYTAQLYFDFSGYSDMAIGLGLMMGFRFPENFNQPYISQSITEFWRRWHISLSTWLRDYLYIPLGGNRNSTFKTYRNLLLTMLLGGLWHGANWTFLLWGAWHGLLLSIERRLGVPGNPADFRWLRWASTFLFVMLGWVTFRAATLGDAFGFYGAMFSFDGAGLSSLYLQGIRDLNLAILALAYGVIALMGLRDRLGRRGLLDPGAMGGMAPAWRSATGPLLVPVFALAVLKLSAESFSPFLYFQF
- a CDS encoding alginate O-acetyltransferase yields the protein MTKSAATLTAFLFIALVLVLGVLSVRPLAGYEGPDNLSLVNGEWARDLESHYDDRFPARDLGTNLWAAINYSLFEEGRLGVVVGRQDWLFSDEEFYPARPDQHLVSLNLERVTRVSQYLRARGIPLVLLVVPAKARIYSEKLDDTRPQPVMTSLYQRFLRTLTAANVAAPDLAPAMEQAQREGQRVFLRTDTHWTPVGADLFARHAASFIRDRFPQQSWGEKTYVTSVAEPIKHRGDLLTYIPVAPAFSELGPKPDLLKPRTTELAASPASNAGALFGATRAATVLVGTSYSANRLWNFPGALRQHLGRDLINVADEGKGPIQPMTDYLQSSDFQDHPPRLVIWEFPERYLAQPLESDQALAWFRQADNLLAAKSGRNSETNP